From Myxococcales bacterium, a single genomic window includes:
- a CDS encoding AAA family ATPase, translating into MSAALTVVVGGGGVGKTTTSAALGLAFARQGRRTLVVTVDPARRLADALGVQIGIEACPIQVDGTDLWARMPDAQRSVDLFVTWLFDDPAARARVFENGMYRELSNALSGVHELISVAFIDHELNSGRYDEVVLDTAPSRHALEFLDYPGRLGRMLEARTLEWMVGLAKLAGSALDDRPDDRGLLAWGKKRVGHLVSNLVGVVAIRDIAALFAEFMPVREKWLDLTRRVEERIRMPSTRYVIVTGPSGSSLDDAAYLVGELRERSLGASAVLLNRAVSEAPAWVSELEARISSEPELSSALGAYRDEYAAREGQTARALVELGRMLDKKTPLSALPTLRTSDPRVILVALAGELAGAGWVRG; encoded by the coding sequence ATGAGCGCCGCGCTGACGGTGGTCGTGGGTGGCGGGGGGGTCGGCAAGACGACGACCTCGGCGGCCCTCGGTCTCGCGTTCGCGCGGCAGGGTCGTCGCACGCTGGTGGTGACGGTCGACCCCGCCCGCCGCCTCGCGGACGCCCTCGGCGTTCAGATCGGCATCGAAGCCTGCCCCATTCAGGTGGACGGCACGGATCTCTGGGCGCGCATGCCGGACGCCCAGCGCTCGGTGGATCTGTTCGTGACCTGGCTCTTCGACGACCCGGCCGCGCGGGCCCGCGTGTTCGAGAACGGCATGTACCGCGAGCTGTCGAACGCGCTGTCGGGTGTGCACGAGCTGATCAGCGTGGCCTTCATCGACCACGAGCTCAACTCCGGCCGTTACGACGAAGTCGTGCTCGACACGGCTCCCTCGCGCCACGCCCTCGAGTTCCTCGACTACCCCGGACGCCTCGGCCGCATGCTGGAGGCGCGCACGCTGGAGTGGATGGTGGGCCTGGCAAAGCTCGCCGGCTCCGCCCTCGACGACCGCCCCGACGACCGCGGCTTGCTCGCCTGGGGCAAGAAGCGCGTCGGCCACCTGGTGTCCAACCTCGTCGGCGTCGTCGCGATCCGCGACATCGCGGCGCTGTTCGCGGAGTTCATGCCGGTGCGCGAGAAGTGGCTCGATCTGACCCGCCGGGTCGAGGAGCGCATCCGCATGCCGAGCACGCGCTACGTGATCGTGACGGGCCCGAGCGGCAGCTCGCTGGACGACGCTGCTTACTTGGTGGGCGAGCTCAGGGAGCGTTCGCTGGGAGCGTCGGCGGTCTTGTTGAACCGCGCGGTCAGCGAGGCGCCGGCGTGGGTGAGCGAGCTCGAAGCGCGGATCTCGAGCGAGCCTGAATTGAGCAGCGCGCTCGGCGCGTATCGCGACGAGTACGCCGCGCGCGAGGGTCAGACGGCGCGTGCTCTCGTCGAGCTCGGTCGCATGCTGGACAAGAAGACGCCGCTGTCCGCGCTGCCAACGCTGCGCACGAGTGACCCGCGGGTGATATTGGTGGCGTTGGCGGGGGAGCTGGCGGGGGCGGGGTGGGTGCGGGGGTGA
- a CDS encoding SIMPL domain-containing protein (The SIMPL domain is named for its presence in mouse protein SIMPL (signalling molecule that associates with mouse pelle-like kinase). Bacterial member BP26, from Brucella, was shown to assemble into a channel-like structure, while YggE from E. coli has been associated with resistance to oxidative stress.), with protein MKKLSFLGCSFISLAALSGCTQALGPSASPPAAPTPLVVSAPSSSGISVTGRGEASAAPDVAFFDVGVEADASSVARARTAAAKAAEQVIGALKRHGVEAKDMQTSSLTISPRYDQAAGRERIVGYTVTTSVNVKARNLDTLGRLIDEATAAGGNATRVNGIRFGFDDPARLRDDARKQAVADARRRAEELARLSGLRLGGPVTIEEVAVNEATLPTMPLEGADVARMPIERGTGSVAVEVRVRWGITG; from the coding sequence ATGAAGAAACTCTCCTTTCTTGGTTGCTCATTCATTTCACTCGCCGCCCTGTCCGGTTGCACTCAGGCCTTGGGCCCAAGTGCATCGCCGCCAGCGGCACCCACACCGCTCGTCGTGTCCGCGCCGAGCAGCTCGGGCATCAGCGTGACCGGCCGCGGCGAAGCCAGCGCCGCCCCCGACGTCGCCTTCTTCGACGTGGGAGTCGAGGCCGACGCATCGAGCGTTGCCCGCGCGCGCACCGCTGCCGCGAAGGCGGCGGAGCAGGTCATCGGTGCGCTGAAAAGGCACGGCGTCGAGGCCAAGGACATGCAGACCTCCAGTCTCACGATTTCACCCCGCTACGACCAGGCCGCCGGACGCGAGCGCATCGTCGGTTACACGGTGACGACGAGCGTCAACGTCAAGGCTCGCAACCTCGACACGCTGGGACGGTTGATCGACGAGGCGACGGCGGCAGGCGGCAACGCCACCCGGGTCAATGGCATCCGCTTCGGCTTCGACGATCCGGCCCGCCTCCGCGACGACGCGCGCAAACAGGCGGTGGCCGACGCACGGCGTCGCGCCGAAGAGCTGGCGCGACTGAGCGGGCTCAGGCTCGGCGGCCCCGTCACCATCGAAGAGGTGGCCGTGAACGAGGCGACCTTGCCGACGATGCCGCTCGAGGGCGCCGACGTCGCACGCATGCCCATCGAGCGCGGGACCGGCAGCGTGGCCGTCGAGGTGCGCGTGCGCTGGGGCATTACCGGCTGA
- a CDS encoding DUF2330 domain-containing protein: MFTRRTLTLGLFLALVVSCFWPLRDARACGMFVAELKSQAPPRMEHERTLILWDAASHRQHFVREVRFTSTGELPFGFIVPTPARPEVNDVKSPPFDALQGRFPHTLLDTPESDFGAPGGKGQGEGVGRGIASGGGAPVQVLEKKRVGDFTSFVLAATDAKALADWLKKNKFRASEAGQKWIERYVKLGFFFVALRYEGKKVKLGEEQELVSRSLRLSFDTPLPYYPYEEPADAPDQSGRELQVWLVTQGVHVPLAPVVRGGRVEIRRPWSEGVRYEGAAEISSVLGADLGAFVLAGAQFQTFGDWGRQRQGFGDLILVPARAEGCDATCVTERRPLMVLLDPTLTEVTPAPPSELVIAPPAPRTPTTWTAPRQQAPAIATGSPFGNSLSLDLHSGLACGIAKTPRMPGLGCALMLGAVGALALRRRSLVLACAGLALVLGASCAKPPTPLPNTAPVAAGSAAPSASAGEAVVAEDTSPLPGVLEAFSLPSEAVARQRAVMGLLAGHPGDKLIPVWSNRDERGMGHARHQPTNAVRDVGAIEQRCAADPRVEGLVSYVVDSNESGAPRALVEGPMPKGVLGCVEAVLVGGGPRIGRGVERGVLSLGPLTPETIALRRSIKDAKLGVGVPRNSLRLKRISTTVSAGLPREVVDRILRQHFARFRQCYANAQHPANKGQVTLSFDIGRSGTVTSMAASTADVAASTGICMGNATRALSFPRPEGQGAVKVRVTIGFENPK; this comes from the coding sequence ATGTTCACGCGCCGCACCCTCACGCTGGGTCTGTTCCTGGCCCTGGTCGTCAGCTGTTTCTGGCCGCTCCGCGACGCGCGGGCGTGTGGCATGTTCGTCGCCGAGCTGAAGAGCCAAGCGCCGCCCAGGATGGAGCACGAGCGCACGCTGATTTTGTGGGACGCCGCCAGCCATCGGCAACATTTCGTGAGGGAGGTGCGCTTCACCAGCACCGGTGAGCTGCCCTTCGGGTTCATCGTGCCGACGCCTGCCCGACCCGAGGTGAACGACGTGAAGAGCCCGCCGTTCGACGCTCTCCAGGGACGTTTTCCGCACACCCTGCTCGACACGCCCGAGAGCGACTTCGGTGCGCCCGGTGGCAAGGGTCAGGGTGAAGGGGTCGGACGGGGGATTGCTTCCGGAGGCGGAGCGCCGGTGCAGGTGCTCGAGAAGAAGCGCGTGGGGGACTTCACGAGCTTCGTACTCGCGGCGACAGACGCGAAGGCGCTGGCCGACTGGCTCAAGAAGAACAAGTTCCGCGCCAGCGAGGCCGGGCAGAAGTGGATCGAGCGCTACGTGAAGCTCGGGTTCTTCTTCGTTGCCCTGCGCTACGAAGGCAAGAAAGTGAAACTCGGCGAGGAGCAGGAGCTCGTGAGTCGCTCACTGCGGCTCAGCTTCGATACTCCGCTCCCGTACTACCCGTACGAGGAGCCGGCGGACGCACCGGACCAGTCCGGTCGCGAGCTGCAAGTGTGGCTGGTCACCCAGGGTGTGCACGTTCCGCTCGCGCCGGTCGTGCGGGGAGGGCGGGTGGAAATCCGTCGGCCCTGGAGCGAAGGGGTACGCTATGAGGGTGCGGCGGAGATCAGCTCGGTGCTCGGCGCGGACCTGGGTGCGTTTGTGTTAGCGGGTGCGCAGTTCCAGACGTTTGGCGATTGGGGGCGGCAACGCCAGGGTTTCGGCGATCTGATCCTGGTGCCTGCCCGAGCGGAGGGCTGCGACGCGACGTGTGTGACGGAGCGCCGGCCGCTGATGGTGCTGCTCGATCCCACGCTGACTGAGGTGACGCCAGCGCCCCCCTCAGAGCTCGTCATCGCACCTCCCGCACCTCGCACGCCGACCACGTGGACCGCGCCGCGCCAGCAGGCGCCGGCGATCGCGACGGGCTCTCCCTTCGGAAACAGCCTCAGCCTCGATTTGCACTCGGGGCTCGCGTGCGGCATCGCGAAGACTCCCCGCATGCCCGGCCTCGGATGTGCGCTCATGCTCGGCGCAGTCGGTGCGCTGGCGCTGCGTCGTCGCTCCCTCGTGCTCGCTTGTGCCGGCCTCGCGCTGGTGCTCGGCGCGAGTTGCGCAAAGCCGCCGACCCCACTGCCGAACACAGCGCCCGTCGCGGCTGGCTCGGCGGCGCCGTCCGCGAGCGCTGGCGAGGCGGTCGTCGCAGAAGACACGTCACCGCTGCCCGGTGTGCTCGAGGCGTTCAGCCTGCCGAGCGAAGCTGTGGCGCGGCAGAGGGCCGTGATGGGACTGCTCGCCGGCCATCCGGGGGACAAGTTGATCCCCGTGTGGTCCAACCGGGACGAGCGCGGCATGGGTCACGCTCGTCACCAGCCGACGAACGCGGTGCGAGATGTGGGTGCCATCGAGCAGCGCTGCGCGGCGGACCCCCGCGTCGAGGGTCTGGTGAGCTACGTCGTCGACAGCAACGAGTCGGGGGCGCCCCGCGCGCTGGTCGAAGGGCCCATGCCCAAGGGCGTGCTCGGCTGCGTCGAGGCGGTGCTCGTTGGCGGCGGTCCCCGCATTGGTCGGGGAGTCGAGCGCGGCGTCCTGTCGCTGGGGCCACTGACGCCGGAGACGATCGCGCTCCGGCGCAGCATCAAGGACGCGAAGCTCGGTGTTGGTGTGCCGCGGAACTCCCTTCGCTTGAAGCGCATCAGCACGACTGTGTCGGCGGGCCTGCCGCGCGAGGTGGTCGATCGCATCTTGCGCCAGCACTTCGCGCGTTTCCGCCAGTGTTATGCCAACGCGCAACACCCCGCCAACAAGGGCCAGGTGACTCTCAGCTTCGACATCGGGCGAAGCGGTACGGTCACCAGCATGGCCGCCAGCACCGCGGACGTCGCTGCGTCGACGGGGATTTGCATGGGCAACGCCACGCGCGCCCTGTCGTTCCCGAGACCGGAAGGTCAGGGCGCGGTCAAGGTGCGAGTCACGATCGGATTCGAGAATCCGAAGTGA
- a CDS encoding adenylate/guanylate cyclase domain-containing protein: protein MDEQDLGRSGARLWKLIAERATTGADVETLDQRIWDLFGEDWTVVFTDLAGFSRNVEQFGIIHFLQVIWEHQLLLTPIIAAHDGLLLKTEGDSLMLLFRRPRRALDCAIAMQRACSQVSQRRKPEDQILLCVGIGYGRVLRIGDEDVWGREVNAASKLGEDTAKAGEILVTEAMRKQLGDDPALAFEALGSVTASEQNYRVVWKPTNP, encoded by the coding sequence ATGGATGAGCAGGATCTGGGCAGAAGCGGCGCGCGACTCTGGAAATTGATCGCCGAGCGCGCGACGACCGGCGCGGACGTGGAGACCCTCGATCAGCGGATCTGGGATCTGTTCGGCGAAGACTGGACGGTCGTGTTCACGGATCTGGCCGGCTTCTCCCGCAACGTCGAGCAGTTCGGCATCATCCACTTCTTGCAGGTCATCTGGGAGCACCAGCTGCTCCTCACCCCCATCATTGCGGCTCACGACGGGCTCTTGCTCAAGACCGAAGGGGACAGCTTGATGCTGCTGTTTCGCCGACCGCGCCGGGCGCTCGACTGCGCCATCGCCATGCAGCGCGCGTGCAGTCAGGTGAGTCAGCGCCGCAAACCCGAGGACCAGATCTTGCTCTGCGTCGGCATCGGGTACGGGCGAGTGCTGCGCATCGGGGACGAGGACGTCTGGGGGCGCGAGGTCAACGCGGCCAGCAAGCTGGGTGAGGACACCGCCAAGGCCGGCGAGATCCTGGTGACGGAAGCCATGCGCAAGCAGCTCGGCGACGACCCCGCTCTCGCCTTCGAGGCGCTCGGCAGCGTGACCGCGTCGGAGCAGAACTACCGCGTCGTGTGGAAGCCCACGAACCCGTGA
- a CDS encoding DUF559 domain-containing protein → MSARPITQLRRQQVLAERAAEMRAAPTRSEAALWEKLRGEQLGVRVRRQVVLGQYVVDFLVPACRLVIEVDGGWHRHRRVADARRERALRRLGYRVLRLEAELVLSAPVQAVAKVREALAG, encoded by the coding sequence ATGTCCGCACGCCCCATCACTCAGCTTCGTCGTCAACAAGTCCTCGCGGAACGCGCCGCCGAGATGCGGGCCGCGCCGACTCGCTCGGAAGCTGCGCTGTGGGAAAAACTCCGCGGTGAACAGCTCGGCGTGCGCGTGCGGCGACAAGTGGTGCTCGGTCAGTATGTCGTCGACTTCTTGGTGCCCGCGTGTCGGCTCGTGATCGAAGTCGACGGTGGCTGGCATCGCCACCGCCGTGTGGCGGACGCGCGGCGCGAGCGGGCGCTCCGGCGGCTGGGTTATCGCGTGCTCCGCCTCGAGGCCGAGCTCGTGCTCAGCGCGCCGGTCCAAGCGGTGGCGAAAGTGCGCGAGGCGCTCGCGGGTTGA
- a CDS encoding helix-turn-helix transcriptional regulator, translating into MPNQPAQLDRVFHALGDPTRRAVLQRLSGGAAPVSELAKPFDMALPSFLQHLSVLESCGLVRSRKSGRVRTYRLSPQPLKAAESWMVKQRTLWERRLDQLDRYLEDSKSHPEQKRALEKSK; encoded by the coding sequence ATGCCTAATCAACCCGCCCAGCTCGATCGTGTGTTTCACGCGCTCGGGGACCCGACGCGGAGGGCGGTCCTGCAGCGGCTGAGCGGCGGGGCGGCTCCCGTGAGCGAGCTCGCCAAGCCGTTCGACATGGCGCTGCCGTCGTTCCTGCAACACCTGAGTGTGCTGGAGAGCTGCGGTCTGGTCCGCTCGCGGAAATCCGGCCGGGTCCGAACGTACCGGCTCTCGCCGCAGCCCTTGAAAGCGGCGGAGAGCTGGATGGTCAAACAACGCACGCTCTGGGAGCGCCGGCTCGATCAGCTCGACCGCTACCTGGAAGACTCGAAGTCCCACCCCGAACAGAAGAGAGCATTGGAGAAGAGCAAATGA
- a CDS encoding c-type cytochrome produces the protein MRRATLLFLVLVIGVSCDKSKPGGTGAAPSAPALSAEPSAAAATGRLVFEANCISCHTVGEGDRTGPDLKDVGKRRTHDWLVRWIKNPAQMGESDHIGRAISKKYGDVIMPTIALTDAQIDQLLAFVDDASVRGYKIPARPAKQLSSAELEKAQGIYFDRCAGCHGSLRQGASAPAIGAERAKQIGAAGLVATLNHGRPGGMPAWGELGILSTADVELLSSYLQLPPIARPELPLDVAKKSWNLTTPVAERPKKPAHTRKYQNFFAVVLKYQGYVAILDGDTRERLVQVDVGFAVELVRASASGRYLYAMGRDGRITLIDLYTNPPAIAAQSRGCFDARSLEVSRAASDKFLIQGCYWPPQYVVYDGTTLEPRHVEPLAPAADGGIAVAEARVGSIVSPRGKPFWALGLMDSGEVALVEYGKPGFGVSARFAAEREVMAGGLDPSGRYFLLPAPTKNQVLIVDLEEKKEIARVATGKNPRPDPGARWEDPEFGWVAAVPQLGAENLLVFGIDPKKPEHLWKEVRKIEGVPSGALFVRTHPKSPWVWLDSPANSKPELARQICVISKKEGKVHKCWAPRSSGRATHFEYNQAGTEVWVSGWDKKGALIIYEDASLAEVQRIEADWVVNPMNKINVYNSANDVY, from the coding sequence ATGCGCCGCGCAACGCTGTTGTTTCTCGTCCTGGTCATTGGTGTGTCGTGTGACAAATCCAAGCCCGGCGGCACGGGCGCGGCACCCTCGGCTCCGGCGCTCTCGGCCGAACCCAGCGCAGCGGCGGCGACCGGTCGCCTGGTGTTCGAAGCCAACTGCATTTCGTGCCACACCGTCGGGGAGGGGGACCGCACCGGCCCAGATCTCAAGGATGTCGGCAAACGCCGCACTCACGACTGGCTGGTGCGCTGGATCAAGAACCCTGCGCAGATGGGCGAGTCGGATCACATCGGTCGCGCCATCTCCAAGAAGTACGGCGACGTCATCATGCCCACGATCGCCCTGACGGACGCTCAGATCGATCAGCTGCTGGCGTTCGTCGATGACGCGAGCGTGCGCGGCTACAAGATCCCCGCGCGCCCGGCCAAGCAGCTCTCCAGTGCCGAGCTCGAGAAGGCACAGGGCATCTACTTCGATCGCTGTGCGGGCTGCCACGGCTCACTGCGGCAGGGTGCGTCGGCCCCCGCGATCGGCGCCGAGCGCGCCAAACAGATCGGTGCGGCCGGACTCGTCGCGACACTCAACCACGGGCGCCCGGGTGGCATGCCGGCATGGGGCGAGCTCGGGATCTTGTCGACCGCCGACGTCGAGCTGCTCTCGAGCTACCTGCAGCTGCCACCTATCGCTCGCCCCGAGTTGCCGCTCGACGTCGCAAAGAAGAGCTGGAACCTCACGACACCGGTCGCGGAGCGGCCGAAGAAACCGGCTCACACTCGCAAGTACCAGAATTTCTTCGCCGTGGTCCTGAAGTACCAGGGTTACGTCGCGATCCTGGACGGAGACACCCGCGAGCGCCTTGTGCAGGTCGACGTGGGCTTCGCCGTCGAGCTCGTGCGGGCTTCGGCTTCTGGTCGCTACCTCTATGCAATGGGGCGAGACGGTCGCATCACCCTGATCGATCTCTACACAAATCCGCCCGCCATTGCGGCCCAGTCACGCGGCTGTTTCGACGCGCGCAGTCTGGAGGTCAGTCGCGCGGCGTCCGACAAGTTCTTGATTCAAGGTTGTTACTGGCCACCGCAGTACGTGGTCTACGACGGCACCACGCTCGAGCCGCGGCACGTCGAGCCGCTCGCGCCGGCTGCGGACGGCGGGATCGCCGTGGCCGAGGCTCGGGTTGGCTCGATCGTCTCGCCGCGTGGCAAGCCATTCTGGGCGCTCGGGCTCATGGACTCTGGCGAGGTTGCGCTGGTCGAGTACGGCAAGCCGGGCTTCGGCGTGAGCGCGCGCTTCGCGGCCGAACGCGAGGTGATGGCCGGGGGGCTCGACCCGAGCGGGCGATATTTTCTCTTGCCCGCGCCCACGAAGAACCAGGTCCTGATCGTCGACCTCGAGGAGAAGAAGGAGATCGCACGCGTCGCGACAGGCAAGAACCCGCGGCCGGATCCCGGCGCACGCTGGGAAGATCCGGAGTTCGGCTGGGTCGCCGCAGTGCCGCAGCTCGGCGCGGAGAACCTGCTGGTCTTCGGCATCGACCCCAAGAAGCCGGAGCACCTGTGGAAGGAGGTGCGGAAGATCGAGGGTGTGCCTTCGGGCGCCCTGTTCGTGCGCACCCACCCGAAGTCACCCTGGGTGTGGCTAGACTCCCCCGCCAACTCGAAGCCCGAGCTCGCGCGCCAGATCTGTGTCATTTCCAAGAAGGAGGGCAAGGTGCACAAATGTTGGGCCCCTCGCTCGAGCGGTCGCGCGACGCACTTCGAGTACAATCAGGCGGGCACCGAGGTCTGGGTCTCCGGCTGGGACAAAAAGGGCGCGCTGATCATCTACGAGGACGCTTCGCTGGCAGAGGTGCAGCGCATCGAGGCGGACTGGGTGGTCAACCCGATGAACAAGATCAACGTCTACAACTCGGCGAACGACGTGTACTGA
- a CDS encoding ester cyclase, whose amino-acid sequence MSVMAGGRKHLRLGLAAALVVGLALGCKPLPQVAGPGGTSQSDGPTAPFSYRDYIEAVYNRHDPEAIDKYFTPSVKVNSVAPDAEGGSGTAYLKDLAKGLIAAFPDVKVTVDDVVQEKDRLAARVTIEGTHQGEFAGIKPTGRKVKAANFAVYRLENGRIAEVWSLTDVAALLRQLK is encoded by the coding sequence GTGAGCGTGATGGCGGGCGGACGGAAGCACCTGCGGCTCGGGCTGGCTGCAGCCCTCGTCGTTGGCCTCGCCCTTGGCTGCAAACCCCTGCCCCAGGTCGCCGGCCCGGGCGGCACGAGCCAGTCCGATGGACCGACGGCGCCATTTTCTTATCGGGACTACATCGAGGCGGTCTACAACCGTCACGATCCCGAGGCGATCGACAAGTACTTCACGCCGAGCGTGAAGGTGAACAGCGTCGCCCCGGACGCCGAAGGGGGCAGTGGCACCGCCTACCTCAAGGATCTGGCCAAGGGACTGATCGCCGCGTTCCCCGACGTGAAGGTCACGGTGGACGATGTGGTGCAGGAGAAGGACCGCCTGGCGGCGCGCGTCACCATTGAAGGCACCCATCAGGGTGAGTTCGCGGGCATCAAACCCACCGGCCGCAAGGTCAAGGCCGCCAACTTCGCCGTGTACCGCCTCGAGAACGGCAGGATCGCCGAGGTCTGGTCGCTGACGGACGTCGCTGCGCTCTTGCGTCAGCTCAAGTGA
- a CDS encoding class I SAM-dependent methyltransferase: MRDAIRALFPSEWQPPRDVPRRVLDRVGFFRARTWLASHGEPVPDAGLYQPLYSPWLGDAEFEALFAVADGHTLVSRDRCFVLWKTLEQALRVPGSVMECGVFRGGTAALIAQVLTNAGAARRLSLFDSFEGFPDTTRGVDRFRAGDLGSTSVEDVRRLLSPYPFIELHVGFIPDTFAGAKIAQVAWAHVDVDIYQSVLDAILFIYPRLAAGGYLIFDDYAFPSCAGARRAVDEAFRDKPEVPLCLPTGQALVVKLP; encoded by the coding sequence ATGCGAGATGCGATCCGTGCGCTCTTTCCTTCCGAGTGGCAGCCGCCCCGCGATGTCCCGCGTCGGGTGCTGGACCGCGTCGGGTTCTTCCGCGCTCGCACCTGGTTGGCCTCCCACGGCGAGCCGGTGCCGGACGCCGGCCTGTACCAGCCGCTCTATTCACCCTGGCTGGGTGACGCGGAGTTCGAGGCGCTGTTCGCGGTGGCCGACGGCCACACCCTGGTCAGCCGTGATCGTTGTTTCGTGCTCTGGAAGACGCTGGAGCAGGCGCTCAGGGTGCCCGGCTCGGTCATGGAGTGCGGAGTCTTTCGCGGCGGTACGGCGGCGCTGATCGCTCAGGTCTTGACGAACGCCGGAGCGGCGCGGCGCCTCAGCCTGTTCGACAGCTTCGAGGGGTTCCCCGACACGACCCGCGGTGTCGATCGCTTTCGCGCCGGCGATCTCGGGTCCACCTCGGTCGAGGACGTCCGGCGGCTGCTGTCGCCGTACCCGTTCATCGAGCTGCATGTCGGTTTCATCCCGGACACGTTTGCGGGTGCGAAGATCGCACAGGTCGCGTGGGCTCACGTCGACGTCGACATCTACCAGAGTGTGCTCGACGCCATCCTGTTCATCTACCCGCGCCTGGCAGCGGGTGGATACCTGATCTTCGACGACTACGCCTTCCCGAGCTGTGCCGGCGCGCGTCGCGCCGTCGACGAGGCGTTTCGCGACAAACCCGAGGTGCCGCTGTGTCTGCCGACCGGGCAAGCGCTCGTGGTGAAGTTGCCGTGA
- a CDS encoding SRPBCC family protein: MIDPELDLVLERTVDVSPELVWRAWTEPERIKHWFTPAPWTTTACEIDLRPGGAFRTVMRSPEGEEFPNVGCYLEIIPNRKLVWTDALEPEYRPSRQAPGENCPFHFTATILLEPHGEGTKYTAIAMHTDRASRVKHEEMGFHSGWGKALEQLVAHMKAG; the protein is encoded by the coding sequence ATGATCGATCCGGAACTAGATCTCGTCCTCGAGCGGACCGTCGACGTATCACCCGAGCTCGTGTGGAGGGCGTGGACCGAACCAGAGCGCATCAAACACTGGTTCACGCCGGCGCCGTGGACCACGACGGCGTGTGAGATCGATCTGCGCCCCGGCGGCGCCTTTCGCACGGTCATGCGCTCGCCGGAGGGCGAGGAGTTCCCGAACGTCGGTTGTTATCTGGAAATCATCCCTAACCGGAAGCTGGTCTGGACGGACGCGCTCGAGCCGGAGTACCGGCCGTCACGCCAAGCGCCGGGTGAGAACTGCCCGTTCCACTTCACGGCCACCATCCTGCTCGAACCGCACGGCGAGGGCACGAAGTACACGGCCATCGCCATGCATACCGACAGGGCGAGCCGCGTGAAGCACGAAGAGATGGGCTTTCACTCCGGCTGGGGCAAGGCGCTCGAGCAGCTCGTCGCTCACATGAAGGCAGGTTGA
- a CDS encoding ISAs1 family transposase, whose amino-acid sequence MAQSVRSKRRILGMLVKRVGEARLDEVVDPHDPRGRRWALETLLTGALLGLVAGSRSLKDVEWITDELTPAVRAKLGISRRVPDTTLRDTLSALSPSDLRPALHNAVRAARRRKSLEPDDLPFGVVSLDGKGTAVPAADDFYAQRQTAGEDGPLLGVVRTLTATLTSSCARPVIDVLSIPAITNEMGVFRRALDELMAAYAKSDMFRLITYDAGACSKENAQAARDHGLHYLLAIKSTQPTLHEAAVRWLGALGAESATATSSDIAHGNTVVRRLYVGDAVAAPEGWDHLRTVLRVEVETLGANGARIAHENRYFISSPTRRRLTDAQWLLVVRQHWGVETSHPIIDTAFAEDDHPWIEQNPRATVVVMLLRRIAYTLLTLWRGVTLRSDEQRTMPWRDVMRDILLAAVTATAEQLCALRRHRLAHAPA is encoded by the coding sequence ATGGCACAGTCCGTACGCAGTAAACGCAGGATCCTGGGTATGCTGGTGAAGCGGGTCGGTGAAGCGCGGCTCGACGAGGTCGTCGACCCACACGACCCACGTGGGCGCCGTTGGGCGCTCGAGACGTTGTTGACCGGAGCGTTGCTCGGGCTCGTGGCGGGAAGCCGGAGCCTGAAGGACGTCGAATGGATCACCGACGAGCTGACCCCGGCGGTCCGCGCCAAGCTCGGCATCTCACGGCGCGTTCCGGACACGACCCTGCGCGACACCCTCTCCGCGCTGTCCCCCAGCGATCTGCGACCAGCTCTGCACAACGCCGTTCGTGCCGCCCGGCGCAGAAAATCCCTCGAGCCCGATGACCTGCCCTTCGGTGTTGTCTCGCTCGATGGCAAGGGCACGGCAGTACCCGCGGCCGATGACTTCTACGCCCAACGGCAGACCGCGGGCGAAGACGGCCCGCTCCTCGGTGTCGTACGCACCCTTACTGCCACGCTGACCAGCAGTTGCGCTCGTCCAGTCATCGACGTGCTCTCGATCCCAGCGATCACCAACGAGATGGGCGTGTTCCGTCGAGCCCTCGACGAGCTCATGGCGGCCTACGCAAAGAGCGACATGTTCCGGCTCATCACCTACGATGCTGGCGCCTGCTCCAAGGAAAACGCCCAGGCAGCGCGCGACCACGGCCTTCACTACCTCTTGGCCATCAAGAGCACGCAGCCGACGCTGCACGAGGCGGCCGTGCGTTGGTTGGGTGCCCTTGGCGCAGAGAGTGCGACCGCTACCAGCAGCGACATCGCCCACGGCAACACCGTAGTGCGCCGGCTCTACGTGGGTGACGCGGTCGCTGCGCCGGAGGGCTGGGACCACCTGCGCACCGTGCTCCGGGTCGAGGTCGAGACGCTCGGCGCAAACGGCGCGCGCATCGCCCACGAAAACCGCTACTTCATCTCGAGTCCGACCCGCCGCCGGCTGACCGACGCGCAGTGGCTGCTCGTCGTGCGCCAACACTGGGGCGTCGAGACCTCTCACCCGATCATCGACACCGCCTTCGCCGAGGACGACCACCCGTGGATCGAGCAGAACCCGCGGGCGACCGTCGTGGTCATGCTGCTGCGGCGCATCGCCTACACGCTGCTCACGTTGTGGCGCGGCGTGACCTTGCGCAGCGACGAGCAACGCACGATGCCCTGGCGTGACGTGATGCGCGACATCCTGCTCGCCGCCGTCACCGCCACCGCCGAGCAGCTCTGCGCCCTGCGTCGCCACCGACTTGCGCACGCTCCGGCGTAG